The proteins below come from a single Metarhizium brunneum chromosome 1, complete sequence genomic window:
- the 15 gene encoding Endolysin, whose protein sequence is MKVLVVANMLAMTATMVTAFPVTADSLNCRAEPNTSSAVKKTYKKTDDVKISCQTEGPSINGNSIWDKTQDGCYVADYYIKTGSSGYVTGKCGGGGGGGSNPPPSGGFCKTLNKAGTDLITRWEGFVDRPKPDPIGLPTVGYGHLCQKKGCAEVKYTFPLTKATALQLLNDDLPSYTKCLGRALDAGKVKLNENQWAALTSWVFNVGCGAAQSSSLVKRLNRGENANTVASEELPKWKMGGGRVLPGLVKRRADEVGLFKIASSRSAFPQCQ, encoded by the coding sequence ATGAAGGTCCTTGTTGTTGCCAACATGCTAGCCATGACCGCCACCATGGTCACAGCCTTCCCAGTCACCGCCGACTCTCTCAACTGCCGAGCCGAGCCCAACACCAGCTCCGCCGTCAAAAAGACGTACAAAAAGACCGACGACGTCAAGATATCCTGCCAAACCGAGGGGCCCTCTATCAACGGCAACTCCATCTGGGACAAGACCCAGGACGGCTGCTACGTCGCCGATTACTACATCAAGACCGGCTCCTCTGGCTACGTCACGGGCAaatgcggcggcggcggcggcggcggctccaacCCTCCCCCGTCCGGCGGTTTCTGCAAGACGCTCAACAAGGCCGGCACCGACCTCATCACCCGCTGGGAGGGCTTCGTCGACCGACCCAAGCCCGACCCCATCGGCCTGCCCACCGTCGGCTACGGCCATCTGTGCCAGAAGAAGGGCTGCGCCGAGGTCAAGTACACGTTCCCGCTGACAAAGGCCACGGCTCTCCAGCTTCTCAACGACGACCTGCCCAGCTACACCAAGTGCTTGGGCAGggccctcgacgccggcaaAGTCAAGCTCAATGAGAACCAGTGGGCTGCCCTGACCTCCTGGGTGTTCAATGTCGGCTGCGGCGCTGCCCAGTCCTCGAGTCTCGTCAAGCGGCTTAACCGTGGCGAGAATGCCAACACTGTTGCCTCTGAGGAACTGCCCAAGTGGAAGATGGGTGGTGGCAGGGTcctgcctggccttgttAAGCGTCGCGCGGACGAGGTCGGGCTTTTCAAGATTGCTTCCTCTAGGAGTGCTTTCCCTCAATGCCAGTAG
- the MFS1_0 gene encoding MFS siderochrome iron transporter 1, with amino-acid sequence MAPQITHPTTPGFVPEPDRNPSDVEKDQINTNHEADDKKPDTEPSYKQEGVQRVEAITSVWTKQILIIMFVLLYLVSFIDQLQGSVTGNLQNFITSSFGQHGLLAATDIVASIIGGVCTLTIAKIIDIWGRCEGFVAMIVLMVVGLITKGVSQDVPTYAAGHTLYWVGHIGLGYIITIILADMTTLRNRLILFGIQQTPIIATTFAGPRIADLFYASANCRWAFYSFCIILVFFAIPVAIVFVLSKRKAVRMGVYPERPRNRTAWESCRHYFIEFDVIGMFLTVAGWSLLLLPFQLVNTAADGWKTGYVIAMIVVGVVLLALFAIWEKYFAPVQYFPWAYLKDRTILGACLLYGFMFLSIFCWDTYYQSYLEVVHFQSITDSGYILNSFSLASSVISPLIGVYIRYFGNVKWPSLAMIPFAILGTALLVRFRTPSTSVGVLVMCQLFNGFATGVWAMTGQLAIMASIDHQHIAVAIALFGLFGSIGQAIGFAIAGGLWTNTMEDKMYQYLPDDYKNQTATIYGDIEAQLALPAGSPARDGIIHAYSDVQRVMAICGSCFMALAILCIFMWRSINVRTLEETRGKQTKGMVF; translated from the exons ATGGCGCCGCAAATCACCCACCCGACGACACCGGGCTTTGTCCCGGAGCCAGACAGAAACCCCTCCGACGTGGAAAAGGACCAAATCAACACCAACCATGAGGCTGACGACAAGAAACCAGACACCGAGCCCAGCTACAAGCAGGAAGGTGTCCAGCGAGTCGAGGCAATCACCAGCGTGTGGACAAAACaaatcctcatcatcatgtttGTCCT TCTCTACCTCGTCTCCTTCATCGACCAGCTCCAGGGCTCCGTGACAGGCAACCTCCAAAACTTCATCACGTCGTCCTTTGGCCAGCAcggcctcctcgccgccaccgACATCGTCGCCTCCATCATCGGCGGCGTGTGCACCCTCACCATTGCCAAAATCATCGACATCTGGGGCCGCTGCGAGGGCTTCGTCGCCATGATTGTCCTCATGGTCGTCGGCCTCATCACAAAGGGCGTCAGCCAAGACGTTCCCACCTACGCCGCCGGCCACACCCTCTACTGGGTCGGCCACATTGGCCTCGGCtacatcatcaccatcatcctcgccgacatGACGACCCTGCGCAACCGGCTCATCCTGTTTGGCATCCAGCAGACGCccatcatcgccaccacCTTTGCGGGGCCCAGAATCGCCGACCTGTTCTACGCCAGTGCCAATTGCCGCTGGGCCTTTTACTCGTTTTGCATCATCCTggtcttcttcgccatccccgttgccatcgtcttcgtcttgaGCAAGAGAAAGGCCGTGCGCATGGGCGTCTATCCCGAGCGGCCCAGGAACCGGACGGCCTGGGAGTCGTGTAGGCACTATTTTATCGAGTTTGACG TTATTGGCATGTTTTTAACCGTCGCCGGATGGTCTCTTCTCCTGCTGCCCTTCCAGCTGGTCAACACGGCCGCAGACGGGTGGAAGACGGGCTACGTCATTGCCATGATTGTCGTGGGCGTCGTTTTGCTCGCCCTGTTCGCCATCTGGGAGAAGTACTTTGCGCCCGTCCAGTACTTCCCATGGGCGTATCTCAAGGACCGCACCATTCTCGGAGCCTGTCTACTCTACGGCTTCATGTTCCTCTCCATCTT CTGCTGGGACACGTACTACCAGTCATACCTCGAGGTCGTGCACTTCCAGAGCATCACCGACTCAGGCTACATCCTGAACTCGTTCTCTCTCGCATCGTCCGTCATTTCCCCCCTGATCGGAGT CTACATCCGCTACTTTGGCAACGTCAAATGGCCCTCGCTCGCCATGATCCCCTTTGCCATCCTAGGCACGGCGCTGCTCGTGCGTTTCCGAACCCCCAGCACCTCGGTCGGCGTGCTAGTCATGTGCCAGCTCTTCAACGGCTTCGCGACAGGCGTCTGGGCCATGACCGGCCagctcgccatcatggcctccaTCGACCACCAGCACATTGCCGTCGCCATTGCGCTGTTTGGGCTGTTCGGCTCCATCGGTCAGGCTATCGGCTTCGCAATCGCCGGCGGCCTGTGGACAAACACCATGGAGGACAAGATGTACCAGTACCTGCCGGACGACTACAAGAACCAGACGGCCACTATTTACGGCGACATCGAGGCCCAGTTGGCGCTTCCGGCGGGCAGTCCTGCGCGAGATGGGATTATTCATGCGTATAGCGACGTGCAGCGCGTCATGGCCATCTGCGGCTCGTGCTTCATGGCTCTGGCTATTTTATGCATCTTCATGTGGCGAAGCATCAATGTGCGAACATTGGAAGAGACTAGGGGAAAGCAAACCAAGGGTATGGTTTTCTAA
- the SecL gene encoding Secreted lipase codes for MKPPAVLLLAASPVLAGAGAGPVVHDADKDVTYHGLCRNGIDVFLNIPYGQDTSGENRFRPPRPHSSRRGSAIDATAYGPACPQALGPWVPPISLTNMTKVSEDCLNLNIARPAGESVGGEKLPVMVYIHGGSFWAGSNEEITIRPDGMILESVKNGLPVIHVAMNYRLGFFGFARSDALRKEGSENAGLKDQRLALEWVQDNIAQFGGDPNRVTIFGQSSGGLSIGMHIMAYGGSKPAPFQQAIAESQALEPGITGNFTTNAMQALVDHVGCNKTPLGSASTIACLRSFPTDTVLNASLATYQSDTAHNIGDIWLPSVDGDFLPAPPSQLIREHRFASVTAMMGWCDDDTTFFTDANITTASDTHAFLRAYAPAVSPANIRRLEALYPASDFPADAAANASSEFYRSARIFRDIVMACQPLGYAEQLAAAGNPVYLYDWNQTVLDAFLTQVARRPGMGPIHTSEFAYIFGNLSHYDTGDYDFRPSPADYALRDRGSRSWSTFASTGRPGLEGHDTLQGFAPAFTPDGRVNVFVVGGPSEGLSPIDGPGANSALERQKLRARCAFINSPEMIEQLGY; via the exons ATGAAGCCTCCCGCCGTATTGCTGCTCGCCGCGTCGCCggtcctcgccggcgcggGCGCAGGTCCCGTCGTCCACGACGCAGACAAGGACGTCACCTACCACGGGCTCTGCCGCAACGGCATCGACGTCTTTCTCAACATCCCCTACGGCCAGGACACCAGCGGCGAGAACCGGTTTCGGCCGCCGCGTCCGCATTCGTCTCGGCGCGGGAgcgccatcgacgccacCGCCTATGGCCCGGCGTGTCCGCAGGCCCTGGGGCCGTGGGTGCCCCCGATATCACTGACCAACATGACCAAGGTCTCCGAGGACTGTCTGAACCTCAACATTGCCCGGCCCGCGGGCGAGTCTGTCGGCGGCGAGAAGCTGCCCGTCATGGTGTACATCCACGGCGGGAGCTTCTGGGCCGGCAGCAACGAGGAGATTACCATCCGGCCGGACGGCATGATTCTCGAGAGCGTGAAGAATGGATTGCCCGTGATCCACGTGGCCATGAACTACCGCTTGGGCT TCTTTGGATTCGCACGGTCGGATGCCCTTCGAAAAGAAGGCTCCGAGAACGCCGGCTTGAAGGATCAGCGCCTCGCGCTCGAATGGGTTCAGGACAACATTGCGCAGTTTGGCGGCGATCCCAACAGGGTGACCATCTTTGGCCAGTCCTCCGGCG GCCTCTCCATCGGCATGCACATCATGGCCTACGGCGGCTCCAAGCCAGCCCCCTTCCAGCAAGCCATTGCCGAGAGCCAGGCCCTCGAGCCCGGCATCACGGGCAACTTCACCACCAACGCCATGCAGGCCCTCGTCGACCACGTCGGCTGCAACAAGACGCCCCTCGGGTCCGCCTCCACCATCGCGTGCCTGCGCAGCTTCCCCACGGACACGGTGCTCAACGCCTCGCTGGCGACGTACCAGTCCGACACGGCGCACAACATCGGCGACATCTGGCTGCCCTCGGTCGACGGCGACTTCCTGCCCGCGCCGCCCTCCCAGCTCATCCGGGAGCACCGCTTCGCCAGCGTCACCGCCATGATGGGCTGGtgcgacgacgacacgaCCTTCTTCACCGAcgccaacatcaccaccgccagcGACACGCACGCCTTCCTCCGCGCCTACGCGCCCGCCGTGTCGCCCGCCAACATCCGCCGCCTCGAGGCGCTGTACCCGGCGTCCGACTTTCCCGCCGACGCGGCCGCCAACGCCTCCAGCGAGTTCTACCGGTCCGCGCGCATCTTCAGGGACATCGTCATGGCCTGCCAGCCGCTCGGGTACGCGGAgcagctcgccgccgccggcaaccCCGTCTACCTGTACGACTGGAACCAGACCGTGCTCGACGCCTTCCTGACGCAGGTCGCGCGCCGCCCGGGCATGGGGCCCATCCACACCTCCGAGTTCGCCTACATCTTTGGCAACCTCTCGCACTACGACACGGGCGACTACGACTTCCGCCCCAGCCCGGCCGACTACGCCCTGAGGGATAGGGGGTCGCGCTCGTGGTCGACGTTTGCGAGTACCGGGCGGCCCGGGCTCGAGGGGCACGACACGCTGCAGGGCTTCGCGCCGGCGTTTACGCCCGACGGCCGGGTGAATGTATTTGTGGTGGGCGGTCCAAGTGAGGGTCTGTCGCCGATCGATGGGCCCGGGGCGAACAGTGCCCTCGAGAGGCAGAAGTTAAGGGCGAGGTGCGCGTTTATCAATTCGCCCGAGATGATTGAACAGTTGGGGTATTAA